The Mammaliicoccus sciuri genome window below encodes:
- the dhaL gene encoding dihydroxyacetone kinase subunit DhaL, protein MNAETLLNKLKELSHTFEQEEQNLTQLDRAIGDGDHGVNMLRGFKAVDEKVTGDTVSDVLKSTGMTLMSSVGGASGPLYGFSFVKMAGLDYDEITSDNLLEYINTFKDAVAARGKVSGGEKTMYDVLLKASDHLSNGDKLSEEVLQQFAEDTKDLEATKGRASYFKKDSIGHIDPGAQSMVYVLKALSEDV, encoded by the coding sequence ATGAACGCAGAAACATTGTTGAACAAACTTAAAGAATTAAGTCATACATTTGAACAAGAAGAACAAAATTTAACACAATTAGACAGAGCAATTGGTGATGGCGACCATGGTGTTAATATGTTACGCGGATTTAAAGCAGTAGACGAAAAAGTTACAGGAGATACAGTAAGTGATGTATTGAAATCTACGGGTATGACTTTAATGAGTTCAGTAGGTGGTGCATCAGGTCCACTGTATGGATTTAGCTTTGTTAAAATGGCAGGTCTAGATTATGACGAAATCACTTCTGATAATTTATTAGAATATATAAATACTTTTAAAGATGCTGTTGCTGCTAGAGGTAAAGTATCAGGTGGAGAAAAAACAATGTATGATGTGTTGTTAAAAGCCTCAGATCATTTATCGAATGGGGATAAATTATCTGAAGAGGTGTTGCAACAGTTCGCTGAAGATACGAAAGATTTAGAAGCAACTAAAGGCAGAGCATCCTATTTCAAAAAGGATTCTATAGGACATATAGATCCTGGTGCACAAAGTATGGTATATGTATTAAAAGCTTTAAGTGAGGATGTGTAA
- the dhaM gene encoding dihydroxyacetone kinase phosphoryl donor subunit DhaM, which translates to MATIGIISHSNDIAQGVKALLEQMSPSVTVIAKGGTNEGGIGTSIDTVNEVIDALTEDALLFYDIGSSEMNLEMALDLYDGEHKLYKVDGPIVEGAFLASVSLSTGATLEEAMESIKREFHQ; encoded by the coding sequence ATGGCGACAATAGGTATTATTAGTCATAGTAACGATATCGCACAAGGTGTAAAAGCATTATTGGAGCAAATGTCTCCAAGTGTCACAGTAATCGCAAAAGGCGGGACAAATGAAGGTGGTATCGGTACAAGTATTGATACAGTTAATGAAGTGATTGATGCATTAACTGAAGATGCATTGTTATTTTATGATATTGGTTCATCTGAAATGAATTTAGAAATGGCGTTAGACTTATATGATGGTGAACATAAATTGTATAAAGTAGACGGTCCAATTGTAGAAGGTGCATTTTTAGCAAGTGTATCTTTATCAACAGGTGCAACATTAGAAGAAGCAATGGAAAGTATTAAAAGAGAATTTCATCAATAA
- a CDS encoding FadR/GntR family transcriptional regulator, producing the protein MKISNKKLYEKVADVIILDINEGRLKIGDRLPSIKALSESFGVGQATIREALNALRAMGYVEIKHGQGTFIVEREEVYFNIEAINGDVKDIENLLEVRKIVEVGVSRLAAEKRTDDDLHAIESALKDMKQAIQDNELGEASDLKFHLAVVEAAKNDMLKQLLLNVSEIMRHTMKETRRIYLYTKSKSIEKLYNEHKEIFEAIKSQNAELAQHKMAFHLEEVEKVVISNIKKRTIILDDDNCY; encoded by the coding sequence ATGAAGATATCGAACAAGAAATTATACGAAAAAGTTGCAGATGTCATCATATTAGATATTAATGAAGGTCGTTTGAAAATAGGAGACCGCTTACCATCTATAAAGGCTTTATCTGAAAGTTTTGGGGTAGGACAAGCAACGATAAGAGAAGCATTGAATGCGTTAAGAGCAATGGGCTATGTAGAAATTAAACACGGGCAAGGGACTTTCATCGTTGAAAGAGAAGAAGTTTATTTTAATATCGAAGCAATTAATGGAGACGTTAAAGATATTGAAAATTTACTAGAGGTCCGTAAAATTGTTGAAGTCGGTGTATCAAGACTAGCAGCTGAAAAAAGAACGGATGATGACTTGCATGCTATTGAATCTGCATTAAAAGACATGAAACAAGCCATTCAAGACAATGAATTAGGAGAAGCTTCTGATTTGAAATTTCATTTAGCTGTAGTAGAAGCGGCTAAAAATGATATGCTTAAACAATTATTGTTAAATGTATCTGAAATTATGAGGCATACAATGAAAGAAACGAGAAGGATTTATTTATATACGAAAAGTAAATCAATCGAGAAGTTGTATAACGAGCATAAAGAAATTTTTGAAGCTATTAAATCTCAAAACGCAGAGCTTGCGCAACATAAGATGGCATTTCATTTAGAAGAAGTAGAAAAAGTTGTAATCAGTAATATTAAAAAAAGAACAATAATACTTGATGATGATAACTGCTATTGA
- a CDS encoding AbgT family transporter: MNQTKEKVSIINRFLNLIERAGNRLPDPSILFFFLCAALIFLSWFISLFHVKVESPATGKTVEVTNLISREGFGKIISESITNFSEFPALGLVLAVMLGIGVAEKTGYFDKLMIQVVQKAPRKIIVPIIILVGIIGNAAGDAAPVVLPPLTALVFIKLGYHPIAGLAMAYASALGAFAANVTLGMSDALVYAFTKPAAEIIDKDINLNVAMNWYFIAASTIILLPAIYFVSMKVVIPRLGTYKSDEGSEDQSDDNEISAKESKALKFANISFFVVIALLLALAIPENGWLRNPKTGSLIDKAPLMDGVGIIILVIFFVPGFVYGILSGKISNTKDLGKMLSDSMSTMGSFIVIVFFAAQLLAYLEWSNLGIVISVKGAELLQGQNGVILIIGFIILSCLINLLIGSASAKWAILAPIFIPMFMLLGYHPAFTQMVYRIGDSITNPITPMMPYLPLLLSYAQKYDKNMKLGTLISSLMPYSIVLGIVWPLFMIIWFLLGIPLGPGGDIHLNK, encoded by the coding sequence ATGAATCAAACAAAAGAAAAAGTTTCAATCATTAATAGATTTCTAAATTTAATAGAAAGAGCAGGGAATAGATTACCCGATCCGAGTATACTATTTTTCTTCTTATGTGCAGCGTTAATATTTCTGTCTTGGTTTATTTCATTATTTCACGTAAAAGTGGAAAGTCCTGCAACTGGGAAGACTGTAGAAGTTACAAATTTAATTTCTAGAGAAGGTTTTGGAAAAATTATTAGTGAATCTATCACGAATTTTTCAGAATTTCCTGCGTTAGGTTTAGTACTAGCAGTTATGTTAGGGATAGGTGTTGCTGAGAAGACGGGTTATTTTGATAAGTTAATGATCCAAGTTGTTCAAAAAGCACCTAGAAAAATTATCGTACCCATTATTATTTTGGTAGGTATTATCGGTAATGCTGCAGGAGATGCAGCACCAGTCGTGTTACCACCATTAACAGCGTTAGTCTTTATAAAGTTAGGTTATCATCCGATTGCTGGACTTGCGATGGCTTATGCCTCAGCACTAGGTGCATTTGCTGCGAACGTTACGTTAGGTATGAGTGATGCGTTAGTATATGCGTTTACGAAACCAGCAGCTGAAATCATTGATAAAGACATCAATTTAAATGTTGCGATGAACTGGTATTTTATTGCAGCATCAACAATTATCCTATTACCAGCAATTTATTTTGTCAGTATGAAAGTCGTTATTCCGCGTTTAGGTACATACAAATCTGATGAAGGCTCTGAGGATCAAAGTGATGATAATGAAATTAGTGCAAAAGAAAGTAAAGCATTGAAGTTTGCGAATATTAGTTTCTTTGTTGTTATAGCGTTATTACTTGCTTTAGCAATTCCTGAAAATGGTTGGTTAAGAAATCCAAAGACAGGTAGTTTAATTGATAAAGCACCGTTAATGGATGGTGTAGGTATCATTATTTTAGTTATCTTTTTCGTGCCTGGTTTTGTATATGGTATTCTTTCAGGGAAAATCTCAAATACAAAAGATTTAGGAAAAATGTTATCAGATTCCATGTCCACAATGGGTAGCTTTATCGTTATTGTGTTCTTTGCTGCTCAACTTTTAGCATATTTAGAATGGAGTAATTTAGGTATTGTCATTTCTGTAAAAGGTGCAGAATTATTACAAGGTCAAAATGGAGTCATCTTGATTATTGGATTTATCATTCTAAGTTGTCTAATCAACCTATTAATCGGAAGTGCCTCAGCTAAATGGGCGATATTAGCACCAATCTTTATACCAATGTTTATGTTATTAGGTTATCATCCAGCATTTACGCAAATGGTTTATCGTATCGGTGATTCCATAACAAATCCGATTACACCAATGATGCCGTACTTACCATTATTACTTTCATATGCTCAAAAATATGATAAAAATATGAAACTAGGTACATTAATTTCAAGTTTAATGCCATATTCAATTGTGTTAGGAATCGTTTGGCCGTTATTCATGATTATTTGGTTCTTACTGGGTATTCCATTAGGACCAGGTGGAGATATTCATTTGAATAAATAG
- the manA gene encoding mannose-6-phosphate isomerase, class I: protein MSPLILKPVFKERIWGGRNLENMGYNLPEGRIGECWGISAHVNGPNEIANGPYKWKTLDEVWLNHPELFGNPTEEKFPLLTKILDANDQLSVQVHPDDRYAHEHENGEFGKTECWYIIDAKEDAEIIYGTYANTKQQLEEFIQNEDWDHLFKRVKVEKGDFFYVPSGTVHAIGSGIMILETQQNSDTTYRIYDYDRIDKDGKKRELHLDKSIDVITVGAQSPNVPPKKIDDEDQKGTLLIESEFFTVAKWEISGTFNFRKPRDYCLVSVIAGSGEIITDGNVFEVEKGNHLIMTADDLDNHINGELEVIISYV, encoded by the coding sequence ATGTCTCCATTAATTTTAAAGCCTGTATTCAAAGAACGTATATGGGGTGGTAGAAATTTAGAAAATATGGGATATAACCTGCCTGAAGGACGAATCGGTGAATGTTGGGGGATATCTGCACATGTAAATGGGCCAAACGAAATCGCAAACGGACCATATAAATGGAAAACTTTAGATGAAGTTTGGTTAAATCACCCAGAACTTTTCGGCAATCCTACAGAAGAAAAGTTCCCATTATTAACTAAGATTCTTGATGCAAATGATCAACTATCTGTACAAGTACATCCTGATGATAGATATGCACATGAACATGAAAATGGTGAATTTGGTAAGACAGAATGTTGGTATATTATAGATGCTAAAGAAGATGCAGAAATTATATATGGCACGTACGCAAACACAAAACAACAATTAGAAGAATTTATTCAGAATGAAGATTGGGATCATTTATTTAAACGTGTAAAAGTAGAAAAAGGAGACTTCTTCTATGTACCTAGTGGAACAGTTCACGCAATAGGTAGTGGTATTATGATTCTAGAAACACAACAAAATTCTGATACAACTTATAGAATTTACGATTATGACAGAATTGATAAAGACGGCAAGAAGAGAGAACTACATTTAGATAAGAGTATCGATGTTATAACAGTCGGTGCACAAAGTCCAAATGTACCACCTAAAAAGATTGATGATGAAGACCAAAAAGGAACATTATTAATCGAAAGTGAATTCTTTACAGTTGCTAAGTGGGAAATTAGTGGGACGTTTAATTTTAGAAAACCTAGAGACTATTGCTTAGTAAGTGTGATAGCCGGAAGCGGAGAAATCATTACAGATGGTAATGTATTTGAAGTAGAAAAAGGCAATCATTTAATCATGACAGCAGATGATTTAGATAATCACATAAATGGTGAATTAGAAGTCATCATTAGTTATGTGTAG
- a CDS encoding IS3 family transposase (programmed frameshift) yields MYKTRLPVKLYQEIFDLHEKGYSFQNVIDKLNLDISDSVIRFKYKVYKQHGITALINKNRNKIYTREFKEKVVKEYLETNKTYSDLAAYYNISHHATLKNWVEKYTEGKENKSYFPYLEVDTMNTRKTTFEERIEIAKYCIENNRDFNKTAEKYQVNYSQVYNWVKKYEKHGDIGLVDGRGKGKPVEALTREEELELKIKALEQRNKFLQMENEVLKKQEEIERQDESKIKQIAAYKTIEALKDKYPIKWICAALEISRASYYKWKNREVSESERFNNELKDEIFRIYHEHDGIYGYRRIYIYLRLYTKFQVNHKRVYRIMKKYGLKAVIRKKRRQYKLSKPEITSQNILNRKFTTSKVNKVWLTDVTEFKLKNGSKVYLSAIYDLGAKKVISHVVSSQNNNKLVYDTFNKAIIKRNTEGIIFHSDRGFQYTSVLFREMIKNASMKQSMSRVGRCIDNGPMEGFWGLLKSEVFKDKSQTFNDIKHATKQINEYIKFYNSKRISLKMAALIKAQPTY; encoded by the exons ATGTATAAAACTAGACTACCTGTTAAACTGTATCAGGAAATCTTCGATTTGCATGAAAAGGGTTATTCCTTTCAAAATGTAATTGATAAGTTAAATTTAGATATTAGTGATAGTGTGATTCGATTTAAATATAAAGTGTATAAGCAACATGGTATAACAGCACTTATAAATAAGAATCGAAATAAAATCTATACACGCGAATTTAAAGAAAAAGTTGTTAAAGAATATCTAGAGACTAATAAGACGTATTCAGATCTAGCAGCCTATTACAATATTTCACATCATGCTACTTTAAAAAATTGGGTGGAAAAGTATACTGAAGGAAAGGAAAATAAATCTTATTTTCCATATCTGGAGGTAGACACTATGAATACTAGAAAAACAACATTTGAAGAGAGAATTGAAATAGCTAAATATTGTATTGAAAATAATAGAGACTTTAATAAGACAGCTGAAAAGTACCAAGTTAACTATTCACAAGTCTATAATTGGGTAAAAAAGTATGAAAAACATGGTGATATTGGTTTAGTAGATGGTAGAGGTAAAGGAAAACCAGTTGAAGCTTTAACTAGAGAAGAAGAACTTGAATTAAAAATAAAAGCACTTGAACAAAGAAATAAATTTCTCCAAATGGAGAATGAGGTATTAAAAAAGCAGGAAGAAATAGAGAGGCAG GATGAATCGAAAATCAAGCAAATAGCAGCATACAAGACAATCGAAGCATTAAAAGATAAGTATCCAATCAAATGGATATGCGCCGCACTTGAAATATCGAGAGCAAGTTATTATAAATGGAAAAACAGAGAGGTTTCAGAATCTGAAAGATTCAATAACGAATTAAAAGATGAGATTTTCAGGATTTATCATGAACATGATGGCATATATGGATATCGAAGAATTTATATTTATCTGAGATTATATACTAAATTCCAGGTTAATCATAAACGCGTATATAGAATTATGAAGAAGTATGGATTAAAAGCTGTCATTAGAAAAAAGAGAAGGCAATATAAACTTAGTAAGCCAGAAATCACTTCTCAAAATATCCTAAACAGAAAATTTACAACAAGTAAAGTTAATAAGGTCTGGTTAACAGATGTGACAGAATTTAAATTGAAAAATGGATCTAAAGTGTATTTAAGCGCTATTTATGATTTAGGTGCTAAGAAAGTCATCAGCCATGTAGTCTCATCTCAAAACAATAATAAGCTTGTATACGATACCTTTAACAAAGCCATAATTAAAAGAAATACCGAAGGCATTATATTTCATAGCGACAGAGGATTCCAATATACGAGTGTTCTATTTAGAGAGATGATTAAAAATGCTTCTATGAAGCAAAGCATGTCTCGTGTAGGTAGATGTATTGATAATGGTCCTATGGAAGGCTTTTGGGGGTTACTCAAATCAGAGGTATTCAAAGACAAATCTCAAACATTCAATGATATAAAACACGCCACAAAGCAAATAAATGAATATATAAAATTTTATAATTCTAAAAGAATTTCATTAAAAATGGCTGCGCTTATAAAAGCACAGCCAACATATTGA
- a CDS encoding LysM peptidoglycan-binding domain-containing protein yields the protein MKKKTIAAFVGASVAVAVSSHQAEAATYKVKSGDSLWLIADKHNTTIAKIKSLNNLSSNLIFPNQVLQVPGTSNSSNTSSTSSRSTSTSSTTYYTVKSGDTLGVIAGKYGTTYQKIMSLNGLSNTIIYPGQKLKVNGTATSSSNTGSSSNSGASNASGSTSTYTVKSGDSLSAIAARYGTTYQKIMSLNGLSNFIIYPGQKLKVSGTSSSSGSTSTSNSNNNSGFTSPTFNHQNLYDWGQCTWHVFNRRKAIGKPISTYWWNANNWASAAAKDGYVVNHTPSVGSILQSSAGYYGHVSFVERINSNGSIQVSEMNFSSSPGVLTYRTLPASQVSSYNFIH from the coding sequence TTGAAGAAAAAGACAATAGCGGCATTTGTTGGTGCTTCGGTTGCAGTTGCAGTATCATCTCATCAAGCGGAAGCAGCAACTTATAAAGTTAAAAGTGGAGATTCTTTATGGCTGATTGCTGATAAACATAATACAACGATTGCGAAAATTAAAAGCTTAAATAATTTAAGTTCAAATCTTATTTTCCCTAATCAAGTATTGCAAGTTCCTGGTACTTCAAATTCATCAAATACATCGAGCACGAGCTCAAGATCTACTTCAACTTCATCAACGACATATTACACAGTAAAATCGGGAGATACATTAGGGGTTATTGCTGGTAAATATGGTACGACGTATCAAAAAATTATGTCATTGAATGGGTTAAGCAACACGATTATTTATCCGGGACAAAAATTAAAAGTTAATGGAACAGCAACTTCTAGTAGTAACACGGGTAGCTCTAGCAACAGTGGAGCGTCTAATGCTTCAGGTAGCACTTCTACTTATACAGTTAAGTCAGGAGATTCACTATCAGCGATTGCAGCTAGATATGGAACGACATACCAAAAAATTATGTCATTAAATGGTTTATCAAACTTTATCATTTACCCGGGACAAAAATTAAAAGTGAGTGGAACATCATCAAGTTCAGGTTCTACTTCTACTTCTAATTCAAATAACAACAGTGGATTCACATCACCGACATTCAATCATCAAAATTTATACGACTGGGGTCAATGTACTTGGCACGTATTTAACCGTCGTAAAGCTATAGGTAAACCAATTAGTACGTATTGGTGGAATGCAAACAATTGGGCAAGTGCAGCTGCTAAAGATGGTTATGTTGTTAATCACACACCATCAGTTGGATCAATCCTTCAATCATCAGCTGGATACTATGGTCATGTTTCATTTGTTGAAAGAATTAATTCAAACGGAAGCATTCAAGTATCAGAAATGAATTTTAGTTCATCACCAGGTGTACTAACTTACAGAACGCTACCAGCTTCTCAAGTTTCAAGTTATAATTTTATACATTAA
- a CDS encoding EVE domain-containing protein, giving the protein MSEERNYFWLNCGYNRWRHTEPLEGQTAVFESGASFNPTQGYHAFKTAKPGDKVIYYQVQNQVGLLGFGEILQVQTGGNQKVSIQFKFEQSLTMLSIEYLKRSEQLESRIKQMTEQLFNRITKEEFDLIIGLGQGAIKIPRYFLLTEEIQFEPDQTYTIYTHTVNGIKRNGYTYYTQLEIGDQIIFLSRNANQSIIGTGEVSDSIHKLPPQPGRTDSTCIEVKYHEDINPVNIGELNRHQTLKKLYFLQDSSKQSIANLTKAQYDAMLDMSNGTYKESSSNQYEMSVQREQENEPKKDKPIILMLCDNKEDGLKKAKHYVERELAKGIYTVGHPDFSEEMLYGRYLPNESGALYYREGFITGHITNSEREWLVIDQFERIDPEIFQLFLNVLDGHEMTLPRYNHEGKMVKWSLEKDSFYRHNPKWRMIGLCYGSIEDIKEQYSHQFLKHCRVLHVG; this is encoded by the coding sequence ATGTCTGAAGAAAGAAACTACTTTTGGTTAAATTGTGGATATAATAGGTGGCGTCATACGGAACCATTAGAAGGCCAAACTGCAGTGTTTGAATCAGGTGCAAGCTTTAATCCAACGCAAGGTTATCATGCATTTAAGACAGCTAAACCGGGAGATAAAGTCATTTATTATCAAGTGCAAAATCAAGTCGGCTTACTTGGATTCGGTGAGATCTTACAAGTTCAAACGGGTGGCAATCAAAAAGTAAGCATCCAATTTAAATTTGAGCAATCTTTAACAATGTTATCGATTGAATATTTAAAGAGAAGTGAACAATTAGAATCTAGAATTAAACAAATGACAGAACAATTGTTTAATCGCATTACGAAAGAAGAATTCGATTTAATTATAGGGTTAGGACAAGGCGCTATAAAAATTCCTAGGTATTTCCTGTTAACAGAAGAAATTCAATTTGAACCAGATCAAACATATACAATATATACACATACTGTAAATGGTATTAAGAGAAATGGTTATACGTACTATACTCAGTTAGAAATAGGAGACCAGATTATATTTTTAAGTAGAAATGCTAATCAGTCAATTATAGGGACTGGTGAAGTGTCAGATAGTATACATAAGTTGCCACCACAACCTGGTAGAACAGATTCTACATGTATTGAAGTTAAATATCATGAAGATATTAACCCTGTGAATATTGGCGAATTAAATAGACATCAAACGTTAAAGAAATTATATTTCTTACAAGACAGTTCGAAACAATCTATTGCTAATTTAACAAAAGCACAATATGATGCGATGTTGGATATGAGTAACGGGACTTACAAAGAAAGTTCAAGTAATCAATATGAGATGTCTGTTCAACGTGAGCAGGAAAATGAACCTAAAAAAGATAAACCTATTATTTTAATGCTTTGTGACAATAAAGAAGACGGTTTGAAAAAAGCGAAACATTATGTTGAACGTGAACTTGCTAAAGGTATATATACAGTAGGTCATCCTGATTTCTCAGAAGAAATGTTATACGGTCGATATTTACCAAATGAAAGTGGCGCTTTATATTATAGAGAGGGTTTCATTACAGGGCATATTACGAACTCAGAAAGAGAATGGCTTGTGATTGACCAGTTTGAAAGAATTGATCCAGAAATCTTTCAATTATTCTTAAATGTACTTGATGGCCACGAAATGACATTACCAAGATATAATCATGAAGGTAAGATGGTAAAGTGGAGTCTAGAAAAAGACTCATTCTATCGTCATAATCCTAAATGGCGCATGATTGGTTTATGTTACGGCTCGATTGAAGACATAAAAGAACAATATTCACATCAATTCTTAAAACATTGTAGAGTATTACATGTAGGATAA
- a CDS encoding alanine/glycine:cation symporter family protein, translated as MEKILAFSDWLWGYPIVTLLLVSSLFLTLYLGLIQIRHFGYMMKQTFGSINKEPKGEGTITPRQALTSALSSTVGAANIVGVPTAIMMGGPGAVFWMLVIAFLGMALKYSENVLGIYYREKNDKGEYVGGPTYYMKKGFKNKKVGLVFSFVFAFALMLELIPSIMVQGNSAASTVQDTFDIHMGITGIVLAVIAALVVFGGIQRIATFTEMIVPVMVGLYCILGFLIIILNIQHVPSVIALVVEKAFNPDAALGGSFGAALATTVRWGFARGIYSNEAGLGTSPIAHAAAKTDHPVRQAFWSVSEIVVDTLIICSTTAFVVLVSDVWKDNDAKEQSAALTARAFYNEFGTFGSWIVSISMVFFVFSTIIVVIYYGSRMAEYLFGLTAGFIMKIVYVLSIALGAFGAGTQLWNLLDIALACILIPNIIAVVMLAPKVKSLTTEFFTGKEFYLKDKAKK; from the coding sequence ATGGAGAAAATCTTAGCATTTTCAGATTGGTTATGGGGGTATCCAATCGTCACACTTTTATTAGTATCAAGTTTATTTTTAACATTGTATTTAGGATTAATACAAATTAGGCATTTTGGTTACATGATGAAACAAACTTTTGGAAGTATTAATAAAGAGCCTAAAGGTGAAGGTACAATTACGCCGAGGCAAGCGTTAACGTCAGCTTTATCATCAACAGTAGGTGCTGCAAACATTGTCGGTGTACCTACAGCTATTATGATGGGTGGACCTGGTGCAGTATTTTGGATGTTAGTGATCGCATTTTTAGGAATGGCATTAAAGTATTCCGAAAACGTACTAGGTATATATTATCGTGAGAAAAACGATAAAGGAGAATATGTTGGTGGACCAACATATTATATGAAAAAAGGCTTCAAAAATAAAAAAGTCGGATTAGTATTTTCATTTGTATTTGCATTTGCTCTAATGCTTGAACTTATTCCAAGTATTATGGTACAGGGGAATTCAGCTGCAAGTACTGTTCAAGATACATTCGATATTCATATGGGTATAACAGGCATCGTATTAGCTGTTATTGCTGCTTTAGTTGTATTTGGCGGTATTCAGCGTATCGCAACATTTACCGAAATGATTGTACCGGTTATGGTAGGTTTATATTGTATTTTGGGATTCTTGATTATTATACTGAATATTCAACATGTACCTAGTGTAATTGCGTTAGTTGTTGAGAAGGCATTTAATCCAGATGCAGCATTAGGTGGTAGTTTCGGTGCTGCTTTAGCCACTACAGTACGTTGGGGATTTGCACGTGGTATTTATTCAAACGAAGCGGGTCTTGGTACATCGCCAATTGCGCATGCTGCTGCAAAGACTGACCATCCTGTAAGACAAGCATTCTGGAGTGTTAGTGAAATCGTTGTTGATACATTAATCATATGTAGTACGACAGCATTTGTTGTTTTAGTATCTGATGTATGGAAAGATAATGATGCTAAAGAACAATCTGCTGCACTTACAGCACGTGCCTTTTATAATGAATTTGGAACATTTGGAAGCTGGATTGTATCTATTTCAATGGTCTTTTTCGTATTCTCAACAATCATCGTTGTTATATACTATGGATCAAGAATGGCAGAATATCTATTTGGCTTAACAGCAGGCTTTATTATGAAAATTGTTTATGTGCTCTCAATCGCACTTGGCGCATTCGGTGCGGGTACACAACTTTGGAATTTATTAGACATCGCACTTGCATGTATATTGATTCCAAATATTATCGCAGTTGTGATGTTAGCACCTAAAGTAAAAAGTTTAACAACAGAATTCTTTACAGGAAAAGAATTCTATTTAAAAGATAAAGCTAAAAAGTAA
- a CDS encoding transcriptional regulator, SarA/Rot family has protein sequence MKTQSYSEAISTCSAFFDQQNKIDNIFLVIEQKYGLKKHEFFFLMKLNEVEEVHLKDAIEKGYIKQNKSARAIKRLFEKRYILKNRLKSDERSVILRFNNEFKEEFNEIMQEVIYMLNE, from the coding sequence ATGAAGACTCAATCTTATTCAGAAGCAATTTCAACATGTTCAGCGTTTTTCGATCAGCAAAATAAAATTGATAATATCTTTTTAGTTATTGAACAAAAATATGGTCTAAAGAAGCATGAATTTTTCTTTTTAATGAAATTAAATGAAGTGGAAGAAGTACATCTTAAAGATGCTATTGAAAAAGGCTATATTAAGCAAAATAAATCAGCGAGAGCGATTAAACGTTTATTTGAGAAAAGATACATATTAAAAAATCGCTTAAAATCAGACGAACGATCAGTAATTTTACGTTTTAATAATGAGTTCAAAGAAGAATTCAATGAAATTATGCAAGAAGTTATATATATGCTTAATGAATAA